Below is a genomic region from Betta splendens chromosome 8, fBetSpl5.4, whole genome shotgun sequence.
CATCTGGCACATAGGCCCTAGGTAGCACTGTGCACTTGTGTTATTCAAACataagaaaagtaaaagtaaacaggacaaaataaatagaaatatgaATAGCAGCCACTGTCTAAAAGAGCTACTTTGGCAGACAGTATTGTTCTGAAATCAGACTTTCCACAAAGCGATGCCAGTTAATGTCTAGTTATACAGTAACAAAAATGTAGTTTGGGGGGGTTTGTATCAAAAGCAGTGGGTCAGTGCTGCAGTTCCTCTTTCGTCCGCCGGCGGCAGTGTGAACATTACAGTGAGCTTGTCATGTTGGGAATTACATCAAAGAAAAAGAATCTGCGTCGCTATTAATtcagaataaataaacagaagaaCTAGCGCGGTAAGAAGCTCTTGTGTCCGAATTAGACACGAATTGAAGCATTTGTGTGGAGTGTTTccataatatatatgtattagTGCTACTGTTGTGGTTTATCAGCACACACCCACGAGTTAGCTAACAAGTCCGCTAACGTTAGCGAAACATCCCAGATGCTAACCCAGTTAACTAGTAGCTCAGGAGATATGTTCCTCAATCGTTTgtgatgttaaatatttaaactattAAACTATTCTTGTGGATCTTTCTGAAACACGTTTTAGCTTTGGACTCAAATTCAATAGTAGAATTGTACCAAAGTGGATGCATCATGCTTTTAGCAAAACACTGTGCTGTTTTAATCAAGACATGTCTTAATGCAAGCTGTTACAGTCGTGGATGTAAAAGTTACAGATATGTCGGCGGATACCAAGATTGCCGAGCTGCTcacagagctccatgaactcaTCAAACAGACTCAGGTAAGTTGGGGACATTAGTTTTAACCAGTAAGCagtaataatgtaaataatgtaaaagcCAGTTGAAGGGAGCAACATCACTGGAGGGTTACAGTAATTTTTCCCTGTACACTTTTCAGGAGGAGAGGTCGCGCAGTGAACACAATCTGCTCAACATTCAGAAAACACACGAAAGgatgcagacagaaaacaaaagtcagTCAGCACATCGttaacagtgttttcattttcagatttTGTGTGTGGAAGACAAGGTTTatttacagtgtttgtgttgttccactgtcttctccagcttctccataCTACCGGACCAAGTTAAGAGGATTGTACACAACAGCCAAAGCAGATGCTGAGGCAGAGTGCAGGTGAGTGATCATATATTCCCCGTTTTCAAAATGTTACCAACACACTAAAGGCCCTGCGTGGATCAGTGGAGACACAGCAGCTAACAAGTTAAAGTAACATCCTGTTTTAGACATAAATTACATACATTTTTATCCTCACTTAAACtttgccattgttttttttgttgctttgtttttttcaaaattcTTCATTTCCCTGCAGTATCCTACGTCATGCTCTGGACAAAATAGCGGAGATTAAATCTTtgttggaggagaggagaatAGGTGAGTGTGCTTTAGGGTTTTTTTAAACCTTGTCAACTCCACACGTTAAAAAGGATTTCTTAAATTATAAAGTATTACACTCTAACATAGAGATTTTCTTGTTTCGCAGCTGCTAAGATGGCAGGCGTTTATAGCGACAGCGACCCTCCCAGGAAAACAATGAGGCGTGGTGTCCTGATGACCCTCCTCCAACAGTCAGCCATGACGCTTCCTTTGTGGATTGGAAAGCCAGGGGAGAGGTAGGTGGTGGTAATCCACTCAGAGAATGAGGAAGGGTTTCCTTCACTTGCTTGCACTGACATATTTACCAGATTATTCAATTCATATTACATTAAACAGCATTCTATGCAGGCAAAATGTTTAGTATTTATCTTTATCCTCTTATCTTTATCCTACAGCTGAAATATTTGTCATCATGTCATTAAAATGTGAAATTCTCCCCTATCTTAGCCCTCCACCTCTGTGTGGGGCGACCCCAGCTAGCGGTGACTATGTGGCCAAACAAGGAGACAAGGTGGCTGCCAGGGTGAAAGCTGTAGACGGAGATGAGCAGTGGATTCTTGCAGAGGTGGTCAGCTACAGCCACTCCACCAACAAGTAAGTACATCACACAGTTCAGACACAACCAGTGTAAAATATTACTGAAGATTTAGGCTTCAGGATGTGAGACCACATTTTAAGAGGATTATAAGAAAAATCAGATTTCACTATTATTTTCCTTTCCCTGTAGATATGAAGTAGATGACATTGATGAAGAGGGCAAAGAGTGAGTTAATTCTTCTCATTTTGTCAaattttttaaatgttcctAACTTGCATCttttgttaatgtgtttgttgcCTTTTATCATTTTCCCCTTTTTACCATGCATCTTTCAAATCCTAAATCTTCTCCACTAAGCATTTCAGCTGTGGTGGTAattgtttctctgtgtgatCAGGAGACACACTCTCAGCAGACGGCGAATCATCCCTCTTCCTCAGTGGAAGGCCAACCCAGAGACGGACCCTGAAGCCCTCTTCAGTAAGGACCAGCTGGTGCTGGCCCTCTACCCCCAGACCACCTGCTTCTACCGGGCCCTCatccacacaccaccacacagggTGAGTCTTAGATTTAGATGTTAGACACCCTGCTAGAGCAATATTCTCTTCTGTGATGTCACAGATCTGTCAGGTGACATCACAGAGGTCATTTAGACCAAGAACCAGTGTCTGCCAGGCTAATGTAAAAAAATTAAGCTGTCCTAGAGAAGATTTGAGAGCCACACTATATGGCATGAAGAGAATGAAGAGCACCATttatgaaaatatttctaaattacagtttgtccAGTATCTGTTTGTGAAATAACGTTCCTTTAGCCTTTAACCCCCAGCGTGTTTTTCTTGCAGCCACAGGACGACTACTCAGTGCTCTTTGAGGACACATCATATGCTGATGGTTACTCCCCACCTCTTAATGTGGCTCAGCGATACGTGGTTGCCTGCAAAGAGAACaaaaagaagtgatgaacaaccAGATATTAGGATCAAACTTATACCAAACCACTGCATTAAAGCCTCTTTGGCAGTATTCTTATATTTACAGGTGACATTGGTTTCAATTTTAATATAAATTATGATAATAAATTTTGTTAAATCAGAAATCTCTAAGCATTTGTAGCAGATAAACAAATATTCATCACTGCTCTAAGCCATATTGTACAAATTCAACAGGTTTTAAGTATATACAAAAATATATTGTAGCAGTTTCCTTAATGACTGAACATTTATTTGCAGAAGCATCCAATGGGAGGAACATTTCCACATATCTATATTTGcaactgctgtttgtttattttgttatgaaGGGTAAGACCCTAAACTGTATTTTTTATAAGTTTTATATGTGTcctgtgaaacaaaacaaagatgagaGATGAGGTGTTGAAAAactgtgttcagtctgtcttGCTTCTTTCAGacactaaaaaaacaacaaaaaagtatTTAATGGGGATTTTCTGCAATAAAATTTAAACAGGTGGAGTGATTTTAGAAGTTCATCTTCTAGAAATATAGCATGTTACTGTTACATAGTTTGGATttacaaataaacatttgtttaatgcaatacataaaataatttaatacaaTTCTTTCTAAGTGAATATTGAAGAAAGGTAATAGTTTCCCAGCAATGTACGGAACGGAATTCAGGCTGCACAGGGCACGGGAGATGGTTTTATCCCTCAATCCTATGTCAGCCAATACCATGAGTGGCTTCTCGTAATGCAAAGTAAGACCGGTGGAGCCTGTCACAGACAACCTTCAGTAGTTGTTTTTCATTCCTGTCTAGCCAGACACAACCTAGACAAAACTATTACTGTATTGCTGCTGCACAGCGGATATTGTTCACAAACTTGTTTTTACagtaatacaaaataaaagatcagAAACTCTCTAACTATTATAACCACACTACTTTATGATTAAGATATGCCTGACTTTCCATCACGGTGCCGCGCTGTTTCTATTGTTTATAGTGCTCCATAGTGCTTCCTAGGCACCTGCTGTATTTCCCCACAGTACATGAAAGCAACCATGTCCGTGGGAAATTAATTCATGATATCCTACAGCCCGTGAAGGCAGCAGAAACGCGCGGAAACAATCATGGCTGAAGCAGTAAGTATTCACCTGCTGGGTTCATCATTAAAACGTTGTTTCTGTAAGATGTgtccaaaaagaaaaagtctaATTATTACACTTGACCATGATACCACCAGAACGGCTCAAACCGTCTTCTACTGGGAACAACTAACTAGCTAGCAGTTGTAGTTGGACTAGCTAGCTAACGTCACGTTCACTTTCATCTTCAAACCAAAGCTTTCAAAACGTCCACTATTTTTCTTGCTTTCACTTTCTTCTTTGCTTTCAAAGTTAATATGTGAAACGATAGAGAAGTTAAAGCTATTATCTAATGTTTTGGGGTATGTGATGTTAGCTAAGTCAACTTAAAGAAGCAGTTGCGTTGTTGAAACGGAAAGCTCCTCTGCAGCCAGTCCAAGTGTTCGCCGTAAAGTTGCGAGGCATAAGAAAATGATTCCACCCTTTTACCGTTGATCTGCAAAAGTGATTGGATTTCCTACTGATTAATGACTCAGGAAGCGCTCGTATTGTTGTAGATAAGACAGTGATGTGTTCATGAGGTTTGATTTTTGTTTGGTtgaaaattaacaaaaaaaaacattttataaacatcTAAACAGGTCTTAAAACTATTTGAAAAACATCTTTGTCAGCTTTAGCTTATAACCTGTATATATCAGTCAGGAAACAGTTGCAAGGAATCACACACAAAAAGTGTAATTGCAAAAGTATTATTTTCTGGTTAATAGTTTTCAATTACAGTCAAGACCCATAAATATTGGGATAGCAACACAATTCCAACATTTTTGGCTCTGTACAGCGTCACAATGGaatgaaacaaacaagatgTGCTTCAACTGCAGGCTGTCCGCTTTAATTTGAGGGTATTTACATCCAAATCAGGTGAATGGTGTAGGTTGCATATATGCCTCCCACTTTTAATTAATGGCAAAGGGACAGAAAAAAACTCATAAATCAAACTTTCACTTTAATACTTGGTTGCAAATCCTTTGCTGTCAATTCCTTTTTCTGCTCTTTGGATCTCatcttgagagttgcaacaatGAATTCCAAATGCATATAGCACACTTGAAATGAACGCTGGAGCTATTATCTGTTCATTGTAATGGGGATAATGAGGGAATAACACACACCTGGCCATGAAACAGCTGAGAAGCCAATTGTCCCATTATCTTTGGTCACTTAACAAGTGGGAGGCACATATGCAAACTGTTGTAATTCCTACACCGTTCACCTGGTTTGGTGTAATGTGCAGTTGAAGTACATTTTGTTTGATTCGTTTCAAATCCGTTGTGGTGGTGTATAGAGCCAAAAATGTTGGAATTGTGTCACTGTCTCAATATTAATAGACCTGACTGTATTTTGATTCAGACACAGTCAGGCAGCAGTTAGTATAACTGTGAGCACTGtctatttttttgtgtttttttgtttttttggttgaTTTGACTTTCAAGCAAGAAATATTGCCAGCACAGATCAGTACATCTGTCCTCTTTGTCCCCCAAATATCACAGTGTGAGGGGCAGGTTGTAAACCCACCACCCAAGCGCAGACGTATCCTGAATGCAAAAGCTATCAAGCCAGTGCCAGTCTACTCAAATAAGGTAAAGCACCTGTGCCCCATGATGAGATGATGATCTGGCCTTTTCCAAAAAGTGAAATTATGTGTTTTAgatgatttaaatgttttttttaggttaACAGCAGTCTGCAGCTTAGACCGGTGGCATCAGCTATAAGTAAAAATGAAGAGACAGGTAAATCAGAGTTTGATAAAATTAAAGGCAGCAGGAGGTGATTTTTATAATATGCGTTTATCTTTGTGTTCAGATGATGGTGCAGACGACAGTTTGTGGTCAGAGTTTCCATCTAAAGAAAAATCTGCAGCCGTTGTCTACCTCAGTGAGTccgaggaggatgaagcaggctATGCAGCGAACCAAAGACAACAGAGGCAAATGTAAatagtgaagctgatttctAATAACTGATTTACCCCCCCCCAACAAAACTCTCTctacacatttactgtaaaacactaGATTGGAATGGGTAACTATTCATTCCTTTTTTTCAAATTATATTCGAAtggtaaataaaatattgaaaataaaagattttatgGGCACTAAATTTCACTTGGACTTTCAAAAGAGCCAATTTTTTTAATTCCTGAATGTTAAAAAgtgatcttttttttccaactgATTATAGTATAATATTATAAATGTACCTTCATGCAGCTAgacataatttaataaatgtacATCTTATTAAGATGAAAATATTATGCAATTATTTAAATTGAACTGCTGTGTTTCAGAGAGACTGTAAGCTGcccatctcctccacctctaaGTCCCATTCAGAAACAGTCCAGAAAGGTTAAACAGAAGCTCAGGTGAAGCTTTCTtggttcatttgttttttttactaaatgaagacgtgtttatactgtagtttattCACATTAATTACACCTGTATGATAATAGTTATAATAAATTGTAGACTGCAATGGTTACAGTAGTAATAATGGTAAAAAGTTGGTGCAGCTAGTTGTGCTGTAGTACTTGAGGAGTCAGGTGGTTTATGAACAGTAACAGTTGAAGTCAGAGGTAGTAAATTTCACATCTAAAactatgtctgtgtttgtctcccACAGGGAACTCGACAGGAATCTACGTGCAGTGAActccctcctttctcctgtGTGTCAAAACAGGACGAGCTCCAGACACACCCAAAGTTGCACGTCTTTGATGTTAGAGGAAGAACAAGATGATGAGGATGTAGTCATAGTTACCCCGGGGTCTGACACTTTCCCATACAGCTCATTGGTTCGGGAGATCCCTCTCAAGATCCGTTGCAGAACAGACATCCACAAGATCCCTGTGTTATCTGTAAGTATGAAGACATGCCACTTAAATTTAAGAACCTGTTtaagaatgtgtttttttgtcattcttatAGTCAACGCCTTTAAGTGATGTAGTGACTCAGCTGTCGGTCATCCTGAATGTTCCACCCCCTCGCCTCATGTTGTTGAGAGAGGAGCTAGAGCTGCCAACACAGTCGACCGTCAGTGAGCTCGGCCTCAGCATTGCAGATATTATAGGTGGGTCACGTAACATGACAAGTTTCTTTTTCTGTTATTGTATTACTTTTTATAGTATCATAAAATATTGCCACATAATGAATTTATAGCATAAGAACACAAATGCAGTGTACTGCACCATTATTAAGCTAAATGCTGTTCTACGCAACTAAAAGGAAGCTGTTTCACACTTACTGTATTATCACAATGACTGAGTCAAATGTTTGTAGTTTTTCATTACGTCACCAGAGGAAGACAAAGCACTGTTCATGTGATCGAACCATTTAACTGCAATCTCATTATCTAATTTTCTTACTTTTCTGCACtgtctgtattattattattattagtattattattattattattagtgttgaatttaatttcattataatatttaatttcatttataataatataaacagTAAATGTATGTACAATGTATATTGCTTGTAAACATGATTAAACTTGAGCAACCAATATAAACAATTTGAAAGCTGTCTAGGCAAGTTTCTGGACCAGACAGTGTTGCTTTCAGTGTAAATATAGTTTCAAGTGGAATAGAAGAAAGTTTCTTAAAATAGCTCAGATGTCTGCGAATTCAGATCTTTATAACAGACCACTTTGAGCACCTTTTTCGTTTTGCTTTTTCGTCTAGAGTGTGTTGTCATGGCAGCAGAGGATAGAAGTGAAGCTGATGAAGGCAGTAACATCACTCTGAGACTTCATGGCAAAGACAGAGACTCATCTCAAGAGTTTTCATTGCACAAAGTTTGTAccttctgtttttctttgttgtgtatatgtgtgtttgtccttGAAACAGATAGAAACTTAAACCTTTTGCATTAC
It encodes:
- the sgf29 gene encoding SAGA-associated factor 29 isoform X2, whose translation is MSADTKIAELLTELHELIKQTQEERSRSEHNLLNIQKTHERMQTENKTSPYYRTKLRGLYTTAKADAEAECSILRHALDKIAEIKSLLEERRIAAKMAGVYSDSDPPRKTMRRGVLMTLLQQSAMTLPLWIGKPGESPPPLCGATPASGDYVAKQGDKVAARVKAVDGDEQWILAEVVSYSHSTNKYEVDDIDEEGKERHTLSRRRIIPLPQWKANPETDPEALFSKDQLVLALYPQTTCFYRALIHTPPHRPQDDYSVLFEDTSYADGYSPPLNVAQRYVVACKENKKK
- the nfatc2ip gene encoding NFATC2-interacting protein isoform X2, with translation MAEACEGQVVNPPPKRRRILNAKAIKPVPVYSNKVNSSLQLRPVASAISKNEETDDGADDSLWSEFPSKEKSAAVVYLSESEEDEAGYAANQRQQRQMELDRNLRAVNSLLSPVCQNRTSSRHTQSCTSLMLEEEQDDEDVVIVTPGSDTFPYSSLVREIPLKIRCRTDIHKIPVLSSTPLSDVVTQLSVILNVPPPRLMLLREELELPTQSTVSELGLSIADIIECVVMAAEDRSEADEGSNITLRLHGKDRDSSQEFSLHKDAPLGSIFSQYLSKMPVSVQRNVRFHFDGSKVTHSQTPAQLSMEDGDIIEVWT
- the nfatc2ip gene encoding NFATC2-interacting protein isoform X1; this translates as MAEACEGQVVNPPPKRRRILNAKAIKPVPVYSNKVNSSLQLRPVASAISKNEETDDGADDSLWSEFPSKEKSAAVVYLSESEEDEAGYAANQRQQRQIETVSCPSPPPLSPIQKQSRKVKQKLRELDRNLRAVNSLLSPVCQNRTSSRHTQSCTSLMLEEEQDDEDVVIVTPGSDTFPYSSLVREIPLKIRCRTDIHKIPVLSSTPLSDVVTQLSVILNVPPPRLMLLREELELPTQSTVSELGLSIADIIECVVMAAEDRSEADEGSNITLRLHGKDRDSSQEFSLHKDAPLGSIFSQYLSKMPVSVQRNVRFHFDGSKVTHSQTPAQLSMEDGDIIEVWT
- the sgf29 gene encoding SAGA-associated factor 29 isoform X1; translation: MQAVTVVDVKVTDMSADTKIAELLTELHELIKQTQEERSRSEHNLLNIQKTHERMQTENKTSPYYRTKLRGLYTTAKADAEAECSILRHALDKIAEIKSLLEERRIAAKMAGVYSDSDPPRKTMRRGVLMTLLQQSAMTLPLWIGKPGESPPPLCGATPASGDYVAKQGDKVAARVKAVDGDEQWILAEVVSYSHSTNKYEVDDIDEEGKERHTLSRRRIIPLPQWKANPETDPEALFSKDQLVLALYPQTTCFYRALIHTPPHRPQDDYSVLFEDTSYADGYSPPLNVAQRYVVACKENKKK